One stretch of Pomacea canaliculata isolate SZHN2017 linkage group LG1, ASM307304v1, whole genome shotgun sequence DNA includes these proteins:
- the LOC112565405 gene encoding uncharacterized protein LOC112565405, which yields MAGNLSNPRGDLSSRVPIIVVEGPGSTEQKDKNDNPQARNPTSRLPVRPRSFGQVGGILGTNTDGGSRAGEKEKETSLSGSNKGRQQGKEHTIGSSRPSSVNVDGSGTLPSSPTSSGAGSPGCSGSMTSQDSQDYDTVAFQRDGDKNDPVPIPIWDIPAMDSNPRPPRPPNNQKPAPSYDDCKVTFSGAITPEKPEKRPLPQDSPSKCKMEECVFDVIELQKDSTGKAPSPVRNDVKDGTKKEEKVTPFKAMSDIPNTNFAIACMVALCFNLPFGILAMYFSLRAVRAYQEGRHDMGERRSRFSIVLSLLGITITTVIISSVVLYIAIQGQKRISRHRAYQSKGGLNL from the coding sequence ATGGCTGGCAACTTGTCTAACCCTCGTGGTGATTTATCATCTCGGGTTCCTATCATTGTGGTGGAAGGTCCAGGTAGCACAGAACAGAAAGACAAGAACGATAACCCCCAAGCTCGCAACCCTACGTCACGACTTCCTGTGCGGCCTCGGAGCTTCGGCCAGGTCGGGGGCATCCTAGGAACAAACACAGACGGAGGTTCGCGagctggagagaaagagaaagaaacttcaCTTTCCGGAAGtaacaaagggagacaacaaggGAAAGAGCACACCATCGGGTCTTCGCGACCGAGTAGCGTCAACGTGGACGGAAGTGGCACGCTGCCTAGCAGCCCGACCAGCAGCGGCGCAGGAAGCCCCGGATGTAGTGGCAGTATGACGTCACAAGATAGCCAGGATTACGACACAGTTGCTTTCCAACGCGACGGTGACAAAAACGATCCAGTGCCCATCCCCATTTGGGATATACCGGCCATGGATTCGAACCCAAGACCTCCGAGACCACCCAACAATCAGAAACCTGCGCCCTCGTACGACGACTGCAAAGTGACCTTCTCCGGGGCGATAACCCCAGAAAAGCCAGAAAAGCGCCCCCTCCCTCAAGACAGCCCGTCGAAGTGTAAGATGGAGGAGTGCGTGTTTGATGTCATCGAGCTTCAGAAGGACTCCACGGGCAAGGCGCCGAGTCCAGTGCGAAACGACGTGAAAGATGgaacgaagaaagaagagaaggtgACGCCGTTCAAAGCCATGAGTGACATCCCCAACACCAACTTCGCCATCGCCTGCATGGTGGCCTTGTGCTTCAACCTCCCCTTCGGCATCCTGGCCATGTACTTTTCCCTCCGTGCCGTGCGCGCGTACCAGGAGGGGCGCCACGACATGGGTGAGAGGCGGAGCCGCTTCTCCATCGTCCTGAGCTTGCTGGGCATCACGATAACGACGGTCATCATCTCCAGCGTCGTCCTGTACATCGCAATACAGGGCCAGAAGCGCATCAGCCGACACCGCGCATACCAAAGTAAAGGCGGCCTCAATCTCTGA